The following proteins are encoded in a genomic region of Bacteroidota bacterium:
- a CDS encoding TlpA family protein disulfide reductase: MKVKKRNALTLLLACNLWALTIFAQQPELLKPGLWRGVLKLNDTTDLPFSFSVVPGAKPQLIITNGEERIFAEQLSITADSVTWRMPVFDSGFRCRRDSATSFHGIWVNRNGKNPVNVPFRAVHGQVRFPIEKPGFRGATIDGRWSTMFSPGTADSTVAVGVFTTTPRGVIGTFLTETGDYRYLQGDFVKADVFKLSCFDGAHAFLFRAQILPDGTISGRFWSGNTWTEPWTAYRNDSVQLRNPEQLTWIKDSSKIGFTFRDLNGNPVSLSDPRFEGKVVVVQLMGSWCPNCMDETRWLAGLHKKYANSGFEVVALCFERTGDTARSNANIRRMKANLAANYLFLNTGLSSKAQASAALPFLNGVMAFPTTLYIDRTGNVRKIHTGFSGPGTGADYERFTAEMNIFIQQLLAEGAAKE; the protein is encoded by the coding sequence ATGAAAGTGAAAAAAAGAAACGCGCTGACACTCCTGCTTGCCTGTAATTTGTGGGCACTTACCATTTTTGCACAGCAGCCTGAATTACTCAAGCCCGGTTTGTGGCGCGGGGTGCTGAAGCTGAATGACACAACTGATTTACCCTTTTCGTTTTCGGTAGTGCCGGGTGCGAAACCACAACTGATTATCACCAACGGCGAGGAGCGTATTTTCGCCGAGCAGCTTAGCATTACTGCCGATTCGGTAACCTGGCGTATGCCGGTGTTTGATTCCGGCTTCAGGTGCAGGCGCGACAGCGCCACGTCGTTTCACGGCATCTGGGTAAACCGCAACGGCAAAAATCCGGTGAATGTGCCTTTCCGTGCCGTACACGGGCAGGTGCGTTTCCCGATTGAGAAGCCGGGCTTTCGCGGAGCAACCATAGACGGGCGCTGGAGCACGATGTTTTCGCCGGGTACTGCCGACAGTACGGTTGCTGTGGGCGTTTTTACCACCACGCCTCGCGGTGTAATCGGCACTTTCCTCACCGAAACCGGCGATTACCGCTACCTGCAGGGCGATTTTGTGAAGGCCGACGTGTTTAAACTCTCGTGTTTCGACGGTGCACACGCATTCCTTTTCCGCGCGCAGATTTTGCCCGATGGCACCATCAGCGGCCGCTTCTGGTCGGGGAATACGTGGACAGAACCGTGGACTGCCTACCGGAACGACAGTGTACAGCTGCGAAATCCCGAGCAACTGACCTGGATAAAAGACAGCAGCAAAATCGGCTTCACTTTCCGCGATTTAAACGGCAATCCGGTTTCGCTCAGCGACCCGCGCTTTGAGGGGAAAGTAGTAGTGGTGCAGCTCATGGGATCGTGGTGCCCCAACTGCATGGACGAAACGCGCTGGCTGGCCGGCCTGCATAAAAAGTATGCAAATTCCGGCTTTGAAGTAGTAGCGCTTTGTTTCGAACGCACAGGCGATACAGCACGATCAAATGCCAACATACGCCGCATGAAAGCCAACCTCGCCGCCAATTACCTTTTCCTCAACACCGGGCTGAGCAGTAAAGCGCAGGCTTCAGCTGCGTTGCCGTTTCTTAATGGCGTAATGGCTTTCCCCACTACACTTTACATTGACCGCACCGGCAACGTGCGCAAAATACACACTGGTTTCAGCGGCCCCGGAACCGGAGCAGACTACGAAAGATTCACTGCTGAAATGAATATCTTCATTCAGCAGTTGCTGGCCGAAGGAGCAGCGAAAGAGTAG